A single Ketogulonicigenium vulgare WSH-001 DNA region contains:
- a CDS encoding translocation/assembly module TamB domain-containing protein, protein MKRHHLIAAFLGTSAVLALTSGLYAQTAEQDRDPGFLAGLIENSLSGAGRNVQIDGFRGLLSSRATIERITIADDDGVWLIAEDLVMDWNRGALFQGRLAVNELGAARVAVLRAPVNNDPGAAPSPEAAPFSLPDLPVSVEVGSLNLERIELGDSFLGEEIIASLTGDASLSGGAGDVRIDAYLLETRQGSLQLSGSYSNATRQLMMNLHLQEPEGGILADLANLPGAPSVDLQLAGTGPIDNYSADLTLATAGVERISGTGGVQTVTAEDGSEVGQQFALDITGDMTALLPADYHDFFGQQSTISAQGTRLAAGGFSLPQLAIKTRAFDLQGNAEIDATGWPSSFALRGIIADVDGPVVLPAGEGVTLGRADLDISFDAATGDRWTADVSVTDLDTPTARIPAIILTGGGVIDPAGGGTSFTADLDYAASGVQTNDPALNEALGDTISGRLALIGAADQPFRIESFSVNGPGITADLTGEVDLRESLVADAQLSLQAEDLSRFAALAGLDLGGGADLTIDARYVAADLATNVTITGTTTDLRTGIAEIDPLLAGQSQLLIEAARDTAGTRIPRLEITGPQLSATGQANVTSGASSASVEARLNDLGLVIDGITGPALVNLSGMRTADGAVNARASGSVPGGNLTFTGALPANSDTVQINLTADLSDVAPYAARFGQTVSGGGRISVQGTATTDGSRADLMLDIGTNSVAIGNPQIDPLLVGSGTLTGRILRSDINTVALQDIAVNLPVTSATLAGTITNLMSDPAFEGDIRANVPDLAPFSGLAGQSLRGGASATISGRALASAAGFDLNLSAQAVDVDPGIPAVANLLRGTGTISGRAVRGDQGGLELSGVNVAFPNFTITGNLSGAGSAGTANFDARLANIGLFTPEFSGPVTATGTAALNEAGQWVINTSAQGPGNTTATLTGSVTPSGPVNLQLRGDAPLSFANGFIDPMRLDGRAAFDLAVNGAPALENVSGQVRLSNGRLAVPAASQSLNDIGGTITLSGGRTQIDMSAGVDDGGRFVLTGPVTLAAPYNGDLVLDLQGVSRRDPLLYSTSASGRITMRGPLAGGATIAGLIDLGPTEVQVPSSSVGALGSLPEVQHIGAMAAVRQTLERAGLSLSGGEAGASSGGGGGGAAYPLDVTVRAPGRIFIRGRGLDAELGGELRVTGTTANIIPSGQFSLVRGRLSILQQRFDLTEGSVTLEGDFNPVLRLVAQTQTSSGTVVDVTVEGSISEPTVTFSSSPQLPQDEVIAQLLFGRDLSSLSAFQAVQLAAAVGTLMGVGGGGIVEDLRAGAGLDDLDFTQDDEGNAAVRAGKYLSDNIYTDVTVGSNETTINLNLELTDEVTVKGSASSGGDTGLGIFYERDY, encoded by the coding sequence ATGAAAAGACATCACCTTATCGCCGCGTTCCTGGGCACATCCGCCGTGCTGGCGCTGACCAGCGGCCTTTACGCGCAGACCGCAGAACAAGACCGCGATCCGGGATTTCTGGCCGGGCTGATCGAAAACAGCCTGTCGGGTGCGGGCCGCAATGTGCAGATTGACGGCTTTCGCGGCCTGCTGTCCTCGCGCGCAACGATCGAACGGATCACCATCGCCGATGACGATGGCGTCTGGCTGATCGCCGAGGATCTGGTCATGGACTGGAACCGCGGCGCGCTGTTTCAGGGCCGCCTTGCGGTGAACGAACTGGGCGCGGCGCGTGTCGCCGTGCTGCGCGCACCGGTGAACAACGACCCCGGCGCCGCCCCCTCGCCCGAGGCCGCGCCGTTTTCGCTGCCCGATCTGCCCGTCTCGGTCGAGGTTGGCAGCCTGAACCTTGAACGGATCGAACTGGGCGACAGCTTTCTGGGCGAGGAGATTATCGCCAGCCTGACGGGCGATGCATCGCTGTCAGGCGGCGCGGGCGATGTCCGTATCGACGCCTATCTGCTGGAAACGCGTCAGGGGTCCTTGCAACTGTCGGGCAGCTATTCCAATGCCACGCGCCAGTTGATGATGAACCTGCATCTGCAAGAGCCCGAGGGCGGCATTCTGGCCGATCTGGCGAATCTGCCGGGCGCGCCTTCGGTGGATCTGCAACTGGCGGGCACCGGCCCGATCGATAATTACAGTGCCGATCTGACCCTTGCGACGGCGGGGGTCGAACGCATCAGCGGCACTGGCGGCGTGCAGACCGTCACTGCCGAGGACGGATCTGAGGTCGGCCAGCAATTCGCGCTGGATATCACGGGCGATATGACCGCGCTGCTGCCGGCTGATTATCATGATTTCTTTGGTCAGCAGTCGACCATTTCTGCGCAGGGCACGCGTCTTGCGGCGGGTGGCTTCTCACTGCCGCAGCTTGCGATCAAGACCCGCGCGTTCGACCTGCAAGGCAATGCCGAGATTGACGCCACCGGCTGGCCCAGCAGCTTTGCCCTGCGCGGGATTATCGCGGATGTGGATGGCCCCGTCGTGCTGCCTGCAGGCGAAGGCGTCACCTTGGGACGTGCAGATCTGGATATCAGCTTTGACGCGGCAACGGGCGATCGTTGGACGGCAGATGTCAGCGTCACCGACCTTGATACCCCCACCGCGCGCATTCCCGCCATCATCCTGACCGGCGGCGGCGTCATCGATCCAGCAGGCGGCGGCACCAGCTTTACCGCCGATCTGGATTATGCCGCCAGCGGCGTGCAAACGAATGACCCCGCGCTGAACGAGGCGCTGGGTGACACGATTTCGGGTCGCCTTGCGCTGATCGGCGCGGCGGATCAGCCCTTCCGGATCGAAAGCTTTAGCGTCAACGGCCCCGGCATCACTGCCGATCTGACGGGCGAAGTTGATCTGCGCGAAAGCCTGGTTGCCGATGCGCAACTGTCGTTGCAGGCCGAGGATCTGAGCCGCTTTGCCGCGCTTGCGGGCCTTGACCTGGGTGGCGGCGCGGATTTGACGATTGACGCGCGTTATGTTGCCGCTGATCTTGCGACCAATGTCACCATCACCGGCACGACCACAGATCTGCGCACCGGCATTGCCGAGATTGACCCCCTGCTGGCAGGTCAGTCGCAGCTGTTGATCGAGGCCGCGCGCGACACCGCTGGCACCCGCATTCCGCGCCTCGAGATTACCGGCCCGCAATTGTCGGCGACCGGTCAGGCCAATGTCACATCAGGTGCCAGCAGCGCCTCGGTCGAGGCGCGTCTGAACGATCTTGGCCTTGTGATCGACGGCATCACCGGCCCCGCACTGGTGAACCTGTCCGGTATGCGCACGGCGGATGGGGCCGTGAATGCCCGCGCCAGCGGATCAGTGCCGGGCGGTAATCTGACCTTTACCGGCGCCTTGCCCGCCAATAGCGATACGGTGCAGATCAACCTGACGGCGGATCTGTCGGATGTTGCGCCCTATGCCGCGCGGTTCGGGCAAACTGTATCGGGTGGCGGACGGATCAGCGTGCAGGGCACGGCGACGACCGATGGCAGCCGCGCCGATCTGATGCTGGATATCGGCACCAACAGCGTTGCCATCGGCAATCCCCAGATCGATCCGCTGTTGGTCGGCAGCGGCACGCTGACGGGCCGCATCCTGCGCTCGGACATCAATACCGTCGCACTGCAAGACATCGCGGTGAACCTGCCCGTCACCAGCGCTACGCTTGCAGGCACGATCACCAATCTGATGAGCGATCCGGCATTCGAAGGTGATATCCGTGCAAATGTCCCCGATCTTGCGCCGTTTTCGGGCCTTGCGGGGCAGAGCTTGCGCGGTGGCGCATCCGCGACGATTTCGGGCCGCGCGCTGGCCTCCGCCGCCGGGTTCGATCTGAACCTGTCGGCACAGGCGGTCGATGTTGATCCGGGCATTCCTGCCGTCGCGAACCTATTGCGCGGCACCGGTACGATCAGCGGGCGGGCTGTGCGCGGCGATCAGGGCGGGCTGGAGCTGAGCGGCGTGAACGTCGCCTTTCCGAACTTTACGATCACCGGCAATCTGTCGGGCGCAGGCAGCGCTGGCACCGCAAATTTCGATGCACGCCTTGCAAATATCGGCCTGTTCACCCCGGAATTCTCGGGCCCTGTGACAGCCACTGGCACTGCCGCGCTGAACGAGGCCGGCCAGTGGGTGATCAACACCAGCGCCCAAGGTCCGGGCAATACCACCGCGACGCTGACCGGATCGGTGACGCCCTCTGGCCCGGTGAACCTGCAACTGCGCGGCGACGCACCGCTGAGCTTTGCAAACGGTTTTATTGATCCGATGCGCCTTGATGGCCGCGCCGCCTTTGATCTGGCGGTGAACGGCGCGCCCGCGCTGGAAAATGTCTCGGGTCAGGTGCGTTTGTCGAACGGTCGCCTTGCGGTGCCTGCGGCCTCGCAGTCGCTGAATGATATCGGCGGCACCATCACCCTCTCGGGCGGGCGGACGCAGATTGATATGAGCGCGGGTGTCGATGACGGCGGCCGCTTTGTCCTGACCGGGCCAGTGACGCTGGCCGCGCCCTATAACGGCGATCTGGTGTTGGATCTGCAGGGCGTATCACGGCGCGACCCGCTGCTGTATAGCACATCGGCCTCGGGGCGGATCACCATGCGCGGCCCACTGGCGGGCGGCGCGACGATCGCCGGGCTGATCGACCTTGGCCCGACCGAGGTGCAGGTGCCCTCGTCTTCCGTGGGCGCGCTGGGAAGCCTGCCAGAGGTGCAGCATATCGGTGCGATGGCCGCTGTACGCCAAACGCTAGAGCGTGCGGGCCTGTCGCTTTCGGGCGGCGAGGCGGGCGCCAGCAGTGGCGGCGGTGGCGGCGGGGCCGCCTATCCGCTGGATGTCACGGTGCGGGCGCCGGGGCGCATTTTCATCCGTGGCCGCGGCCTGGATGCGGAACTCGGCGGCGAGCTGCGCGTGACCGGCACCACGGCGAATATCATCCCATCGGGCCAATTCTCGCTGGTGCGTGGCCGTCTGTCGATCCTGCAACAACGCTTTGATCTAACTGAAGGTTCGGTGACACTTGAGGGGGACTTCAACCCCGTCCTACGCCTTGTTGCGCAGACCCAGACCAGCAGTGGCACGGTGGTCGATGTAACGGTCGAGGGCTCGATCTCCGAGCCGACCGTGACCTTCTCGTCTTCGCCGCAATTGCCGCAGGACGAGGTGATCGCCCAACTGCTGTTTGGCCGCGACCTCTCCTCGCTCTCCGCATTCCAAGCGGTGCAACTGGCCGCAGCGGTCGGCACGCTGATGGGCGTCGGCGGCGGCGGTATTGTCGAGGATCTGCGCGCAGGTGCGGGTCTGGATGATCTGGACTTTACCCAAGACGACGAAGGCAATGCCGCCGTGCGCGCCGGTAAGTATCTGTCGGACAACATTTATACCGACGTAACGGTCGGATCGAATGAAACCACGATCAACCTGAACCTAGAGCTGACCGACGAGGTCACCGTGAAAGGCAGCGCCAGCAGCGGCGGCGATACCGGCCTCGGCATTTTCTACGAACGGGATTACTAA
- the topA gene encoding type I DNA topoisomerase: MPVVVVESPAKAKTINKYLGSDYQVLASYGHVRDLPPKDGSVDTDEDFAMTWEVDANSKKHIKAIADALKADPNLILATDPDREGEAISWHLVEALTDRKAIKKDTPVSRVVFNAITKSAVTEAMQNPRQVDAPLVEAYLARRALDYLVGFKLSPVLWRKLPGAKSAGRVQSVCLRVIVDREVEIEAFRAQEYWTVAAEIETPRGQIFTARLVTLGGKKLDKFDLGNQVAAEMAVQAVTSRALSVQGVEAKPAQRHPSAPFMTSTLQQEASRKFGMGAKATMSAAQRLYEAGLITYMRTDGIDMAPEAVMAARDAIRDKFGADYLPASPRMYKNKAKNAQEAHECIRPTDMTRGVEQQKIVDADQRKLYDLIYKRTIASQMAAARLERTTVDIGAADGQVGLRATGQVVLFDGFLAIYEEGRDDSTDEDEGRLPQMMQGEALKKLAVTPDQHFTQPPPRYTEATLVKRMEELGIGRPSTYASIVTTIQDRGYVQKDKNRLIPQDKGRLVTAFLENYFPRYVEYDFTAGLEDQLDKVSAGDADYKDVLRQFWRDFSAALNETSELRITDVLEKLNEVLSPIMFPPKPDGSDPRACPNCGNGHLSMRTARSGGAFIGCSNYPECRFTRPFGPPELAEGAIGPDGRLLGHDEGDPITLRDGRFGPYVQRGEATEEVPKPPRASLPKTWSPDEVTLERAVSLLNLPRPVGPHPEDGVLIEAGLGRFGPFIKHGSTYANLKSIDEVFEIGMNHAVELLAQKLAGGRGRTAVAKPLKELGDHPDGGAITVMPGRYGPYVKWEKVNATIPKDIEPEALTIEQALELITAKAGKKPAKKPAKKAATAKAATTKAKAAPKAKTTKAKAASADPAKPKRKTAKAAPDVVEDEA; encoded by the coding sequence ATGCCCGTTGTCGTTGTTGAATCCCCTGCAAAGGCAAAGACGATCAACAAATATCTCGGGTCTGATTATCAGGTACTGGCCTCGTACGGCCATGTGCGCGATTTGCCGCCCAAGGATGGCTCGGTCGATACCGACGAAGACTTCGCCATGACATGGGAGGTCGATGCCAACAGCAAAAAGCATATCAAAGCGATTGCCGATGCGTTGAAGGCCGACCCGAACCTGATCCTCGCCACCGACCCGGACAGAGAGGGCGAGGCGATTTCATGGCATCTGGTCGAGGCGCTGACCGATCGCAAAGCGATTAAAAAGGACACACCGGTCAGCCGCGTCGTGTTCAACGCCATCACCAAATCCGCCGTCACCGAGGCGATGCAAAACCCCCGTCAGGTCGATGCGCCGCTGGTCGAGGCTTATTTGGCCCGCCGCGCGCTGGACTATTTGGTGGGATTCAAACTGTCGCCCGTCCTGTGGCGCAAACTGCCCGGCGCGAAATCGGCCGGCCGTGTGCAATCGGTCTGCCTGCGGGTCATCGTCGACCGCGAGGTCGAGATTGAGGCTTTCCGCGCGCAGGAATATTGGACCGTCGCCGCCGAGATCGAGACACCGCGCGGCCAGATCTTTACCGCGCGTCTGGTGACGCTGGGCGGCAAAAAGCTAGATAAATTCGACCTCGGCAATCAGGTTGCCGCCGAGATGGCCGTACAGGCGGTCACCTCGCGCGCGCTATCGGTGCAAGGGGTCGAGGCGAAACCCGCGCAGCGCCATCCCTCGGCACCGTTCATGACCTCGACGCTGCAGCAAGAGGCCAGTCGTAAATTCGGCATGGGCGCCAAGGCCACCATGTCTGCCGCGCAGCGCCTGTATGAGGCCGGGCTGATCACCTATATGCGAACCGATGGGATCGACATGGCACCCGAGGCCGTGATGGCTGCGCGCGATGCGATCCGTGATAAATTCGGTGCCGATTACCTGCCCGCCAGCCCGCGCATGTACAAAAACAAGGCCAAGAACGCCCAAGAAGCCCACGAATGTATCCGCCCGACCGATATGACGCGCGGCGTAGAGCAGCAAAAGATCGTGGATGCCGATCAGCGCAAACTCTATGATCTGATCTATAAACGCACGATTGCCAGCCAAATGGCCGCGGCGCGACTGGAACGCACGACGGTCGATATCGGCGCGGCGGATGGTCAAGTTGGTCTGCGTGCAACGGGCCAAGTCGTGCTGTTTGACGGCTTTCTTGCCATCTATGAAGAGGGCCGCGACGACAGTACCGACGAGGACGAAGGCCGCCTGCCCCAGATGATGCAGGGCGAGGCGCTGAAAAAGCTGGCCGTGACCCCCGATCAGCATTTCACCCAGCCGCCGCCCCGCTATACCGAGGCGACACTGGTGAAGCGCATGGAAGAGCTGGGCATTGGCCGCCCCTCGACCTATGCCTCGATCGTGACCACGATTCAGGATCGCGGCTATGTCCAAAAGGATAAGAACCGCCTGATTCCGCAGGATAAAGGCCGCCTGGTTACCGCTTTCCTTGAAAATTACTTCCCGCGTTATGTCGAATATGACTTTACCGCCGGGCTCGAGGATCAGCTGGACAAGGTCTCGGCCGGGGATGCCGATTACAAGGATGTGTTGCGACAGTTCTGGCGCGACTTTTCCGCGGCGCTGAACGAGACGTCCGAGCTGCGCATCACCGATGTGCTTGAAAAGCTGAACGAAGTCCTCTCGCCGATCATGTTCCCGCCAAAGCCGGACGGGTCGGACCCGCGCGCCTGCCCCAATTGCGGCAATGGGCATCTGTCCATGCGCACTGCACGTTCGGGCGGCGCGTTTATCGGCTGTTCGAACTATCCCGAATGCCGCTTTACCCGCCCGTTTGGCCCGCCCGAGCTGGCCGAGGGCGCGATCGGCCCCGATGGTCGTCTGCTGGGCCATGACGAAGGCGATCCGATCACGCTGCGTGACGGCCGTTTTGGCCCCTATGTCCAGCGCGGCGAGGCGACCGAGGAGGTGCCAAAGCCGCCCCGTGCCAGCCTGCCGAAAACCTGGTCCCCGGACGAGGTCACGTTGGAACGCGCCGTTTCCCTGCTGAACCTGCCCCGTCCGGTGGGTCCGCACCCCGAGGATGGCGTGCTGATCGAGGCGGGTCTGGGGCGCTTTGGCCCGTTCATCAAACATGGCTCGACCTATGCCAATCTGAAAAGCATCGATGAGGTGTTCGAGATCGGCATGAACCACGCGGTCGAGCTGCTGGCGCAAAAGCTGGCGGGTGGTCGCGGGCGTACGGCAGTGGCCAAGCCCTTGAAAGAGCTGGGCGATCATCCTGATGGCGGCGCGATTACTGTGATGCCAGGTCGCTATGGCCCCTATGTGAAATGGGAGAAGGTCAACGCGACCATTCCCAAAGATATCGAGCCCGAGGCCCTGACCATCGAGCAAGCGTTGGAGCTGATCACGGCAAAAGCGGGCAAGAAACCTGCGAAAAAGCCCGCCAAAAAGGCCGCAACGGCCAAGGCCGCGACCACAAAAGCGAAAGCCGCGCCAAAAGCAAAGACGACCAAGGCCAAGGCCGCAAGCGCCGATCCGGCAAAGCCGAAACGCAAAACAGCCAAAGCCGCGCCGGACGTGGTCGAGGATGAAGCCTAA
- a CDS encoding methyl-accepting chemotaxis protein, translating into MKNIKIAPLIALGFAAILTIMAGVAVLNWLHLRALAAAIDDARGAHLITATITEIMWGAVISIAIGIAIATALSFGLSRQLRALLGQTTRLAAGDLRVEIAATTGRSELGQMSRALAIFKENALQHQRDEARRRFTEQENTARIEDNARIQSHVVREIGAGLSRLAAGQLAQPIPSPADNPFPAAYEDLRAAYNRVLEILNGTMQRIGDVAQQVRGGSEEITAAAQDLARRAETQAATLEQSAAALNQLTESVRSTAIFARAAEKASHANHAIAETGASVVQEAVQAMRAIEKSSAQITRIIGVIDDIAFQTNLLALNAGVEAARAGEAGRGFAVVASEVRSLAQRASSSAREIKSLISQSAGQVQSGAALVNRTGDSLTQILAKAGEVSSQISSIASAADEQSAGLAEVNAGVHQLDQVTQQNAAVAEQSSAAAHTLHSRADDLLRELSIFRMTTPPAVAQIRPQGGPPVAFTPSKVKPVAFTPPKSKLRGDLAGKFVEF; encoded by the coding sequence ATGAAAAACATAAAGATAGCACCTTTGATCGCGCTGGGCTTTGCTGCAATTTTGACGATCATGGCAGGCGTTGCGGTGCTGAACTGGCTGCATCTGCGCGCGCTCGCCGCTGCGATAGATGACGCGCGTGGCGCCCATCTGATCACAGCAACGATCACCGAGATCATGTGGGGCGCGGTGATTTCCATCGCGATCGGCATCGCGATTGCAACCGCGCTATCGTTCGGCCTATCGCGGCAGTTGCGCGCGCTTTTGGGACAAACCACGCGGCTCGCGGCAGGTGACCTGCGGGTTGAAATTGCGGCAACCACGGGCCGCAGCGAGCTTGGTCAGATGAGCCGGGCGCTTGCCATTTTCAAGGAAAATGCGTTGCAACATCAGCGCGATGAGGCAAGGCGTCGCTTTACCGAACAAGAAAACACCGCAAGGATCGAGGATAATGCCCGCATACAGTCACATGTGGTGCGAGAGATCGGCGCGGGCCTGTCGCGATTGGCCGCAGGCCAGCTTGCGCAGCCCATTCCCAGTCCAGCCGACAACCCGTTTCCTGCCGCCTATGAAGATCTGCGTGCCGCCTATAATCGCGTTCTCGAGATCCTAAATGGCACAATGCAGCGCATTGGCGATGTCGCGCAGCAGGTGCGTGGTGGCTCTGAAGAGATCACAGCCGCCGCCCAGGATCTGGCGCGGCGCGCTGAAACCCAGGCTGCAACGCTCGAGCAATCTGCCGCGGCGCTCAATCAGCTGACGGAAAGCGTCCGGTCGACCGCGATTTTTGCCCGTGCCGCCGAAAAGGCCAGCCACGCGAATCATGCGATCGCCGAAACCGGCGCAAGCGTCGTACAAGAGGCCGTGCAGGCGATGCGCGCGATTGAAAAATCATCCGCGCAGATCACGCGGATTATTGGAGTCATTGACGATATTGCGTTTCAGACCAACCTGTTGGCGCTGAACGCTGGTGTCGAGGCGGCCCGTGCGGGCGAGGCCGGGCGCGGCTTTGCCGTCGTCGCATCCGAGGTGCGCAGCCTCGCGCAGCGCGCCTCCAGTTCGGCGCGCGAGATCAAATCCCTGATTTCGCAAAGTGCGGGGCAGGTGCAATCGGGCGCGGCTCTCGTCAATCGCACCGGCGACAGCCTGACGCAGATTCTGGCAAAAGCGGGCGAGGTCTCTAGCCAAATCAGCAGCATCGCCTCTGCTGCGGATGAACAATCCGCTGGGCTGGCCGAGGTGAATGCCGGCGTGCATCAACTGGATCAGGTCACCCAGCAAAACGCTGCAGTGGCCGAACAGTCAAGCGCCGCGGCGCATACGCTGCATAGCCGCGCGGATGATTTGCTGCGCGAGCTGTCGATTTTTCGGATGACAACGCCGCCCGCTGTGGCGCAGATCAGGCCGCAAGGCGGCCCGCCGGTGGCGTTCACGCCGTCAAAGGTAAAACCGGTGGCGTTCACACCACCAAAATCAAAATTGCGCGGTGATTTGGCAGGAAAGTTCGTCGAATTTTAA
- a CDS encoding chemotaxis protein CheD: protein MTLVQNKTIHVVQGDCAISDDPMMMVTTVLGSCVSACLFDVQRGIGGMNHFLLPDAGRSSGDNRYAAAAMEVLVNSLLRRGAQRGSLQAKLFGGARMLAGLSDIGQRNAEAARQFLQAEGVPVIGADLGGDCARRIRFWPASGRAQVLHLRGDAPPLDETPSRPRAGAIELF, encoded by the coding sequence ATGACACTGGTGCAAAACAAAACCATCCATGTCGTGCAGGGCGATTGTGCGATTTCCGATGATCCGATGATGATGGTGACCACGGTGCTGGGGTCTTGCGTCTCGGCCTGTCTGTTCGATGTTCAGCGCGGCATTGGCGGGATGAACCACTTCTTGCTGCCCGACGCCGGCCGCTCCTCCGGTGATAACCGCTATGCGGCAGCCGCGATGGAGGTTCTGGTGAACAGCTTATTGCGGCGCGGCGCGCAGCGCGGAAGCCTGCAGGCCAAGCTGTTTGGCGGCGCGCGGATGCTGGCGGGCCTGTCCGATATCGGTCAGCGCAATGCCGAGGCCGCGCGTCAGTTTTTGCAGGCCGAAGGGGTGCCGGTGATCGGCGCGGATCTGGGCGGCGATTGTGCGCGTCGCATCCGGTTTTGGCCTGCGAGCGGGCGGGCGCAGGTGCTGCATTTGCGCGGCGACGCGCCACCCCTAGACGAAACGCCCAGCCGGCCGCGGGCTGGCGCGATTGAGCTATTCTGA
- a CDS encoding CheB methylesterase domain-containing protein: protein MARPDLRVIGAKSEAEARLLLQAYRPNWVAVAADVQGRDALVQQVIAAELVIYGPDVTTAQLLSAVPKGPTPVLQSARSLILIGASTGGIAALEQVLRTFPPDCPPVLIVQHIRDGFVEGLVRRLDQLLQPKVHLAQEGQVLHHGAIHIAARSDRHLGVSYHGGMLRSRLIVGDPVAGHRPAVDLLFRDGANIAQHIDISAALLTGMGADGADGMCALHAAGAHTIAQDRETSVVWGMPRMAIERGGVQQVLPLARIGPALLRPATGPTAISVRGSYA from the coding sequence TTGGCGCGCCCGGATCTGCGGGTGATCGGCGCCAAAAGCGAGGCTGAGGCGCGGCTGCTTTTGCAGGCGTATCGTCCCAATTGGGTGGCGGTTGCCGCCGATGTGCAAGGGCGGGACGCCCTTGTACAGCAGGTGATCGCAGCCGAGCTTGTGATCTATGGCCCAGATGTAACCACCGCGCAGCTTTTGTCCGCCGTTCCAAAGGGGCCGACGCCTGTGCTGCAATCGGCGCGATCGCTTATCCTTATCGGCGCATCCACCGGGGGCATCGCCGCGCTCGAGCAAGTCCTGCGGACCTTTCCGCCCGATTGTCCGCCGGTTTTGATCGTCCAGCACATCCGCGATGGCTTTGTCGAAGGGTTGGTCCGGCGGCTCGATCAACTGCTGCAACCAAAGGTGCATCTCGCGCAAGAGGGGCAGGTGCTGCACCATGGCGCGATCCATATCGCGGCGCGCTCTGATCGGCATCTGGGGGTCAGCTATCATGGGGGAATGTTACGCAGCCGCTTGATCGTCGGCGATCCGGTTGCGGGGCACAGACCTGCGGTGGACCTGCTGTTTCGCGACGGCGCAAATATTGCGCAACATATTGATATTAGTGCGGCTTTGCTGACAGGGATGGGGGCAGATGGCGCTGATGGCATGTGTGCCTTGCACGCGGCGGGCGCCCATACGATCGCGCAAGATCGCGAGACATCTGTTGTCTGGGGTATGCCGCGCATGGCGATTGAACGCGGCGGTGTGCAACAGGTGTTGCCGCTGGCCCGCATCGGCCCCGCGCTATTGCGTCCCGCCACAGGGCCAACTGCCATAAGCGTGCGGGGCAGCTACGCATGA
- a CDS encoding STAS domain-containing protein, which translates to MTLIALPETIDRSAARALADHILQHRGGPVQLDAGAVTRIGGLGAEVLLAAQRQWQVDGQDLQIINWTPAGIAALALLGAEVLQ; encoded by the coding sequence GTGACACTCATCGCTTTGCCGGAAACCATTGACCGCTCGGCCGCGCGGGCGCTGGCCGACCACATTTTGCAGCATCGCGGCGGCCCCGTGCAGTTGGATGCCGGGGCCGTCACTCGGATTGGCGGATTGGGCGCCGAAGTGCTGCTGGCGGCGCAGCGGCAATGGCAGGTCGACGGGCAGGATTTGCAGATCATCAATTGGACGCCCGCCGGCATTGCCGCGCTGGCGCTGCTGGGGGCCGAGGTGCTGCAATGA
- a CDS encoding response regulator produces the protein MTRILAIDDSPTIRSLVARALRGAGFEVYLAADGVEGVGTLMDADPALIITDVNMPRMDGFGVIEAVRASKSHADVPILVLTTESGDDLKARARSAGATGWLVKPFEDDRLIAVIHRVLGR, from the coding sequence ATGACCCGCATTCTGGCGATTGACGATTCGCCCACCATTCGCAGCCTTGTGGCACGCGCCCTGCGCGGCGCGGGGTTCGAGGTCTATTTGGCCGCCGACGGGGTCGAGGGTGTGGGCACATTGATGGATGCCGACCCTGCGCTGATCATCACCGATGTGAATATGCCACGCATGGACGGCTTTGGCGTGATCGAGGCTGTGCGGGCCAGCAAATCCCATGCCGATGTTCCGATTCTGGTGCTGACCACTGAAAGCGGCGACGATCTAAAGGCCCGCGCCCGCAGCGCAGGGGCTACGGGCTGGCTGGTGAAACCATTCGAGGATGACAGGCTGATCGCCGTCATTCACCGCGTGCTGGGACGCTAA